One Pieris rapae chromosome 7, ilPieRapa1.1, whole genome shotgun sequence genomic window carries:
- the LOC111004163 gene encoding dnaJ homolog subfamily C member 8, whose translation MSSSTSNKKESFEEFYSEVKEIEKRDSVLTPKQQIERLLRPGSTYFNLNPFEVLQVEPDASLDEIKKKYRRLSILVHPDKNMDDLERAQQSFEIVNRAWKTLENEDTRKKCLDIYQEAKERTEHMIEQKRKKQRKEGRTDEPIPEDDPDKFKHAVYVMTMKLFADMERKRQHLETRDMEERKRKRESEIEQEEQMSFEKEWAKNFEESRQNRVDSWKTFQSSSGKEKKKKKIMGFKPPKPKPESR comes from the exons ATGTCATCTTCGACTAGCAACAAGAAAGAATCTTTTGAAGAGTTTTATTCTGAG GttaaagaaattgaaaaaaggGATTCCGTTTTAACTCCTAAGCAACAAATTGAAAGGTTACTTCGGCCAGGATCtacctattttaatttaaatccatTTGAAGTCTTGCAAGTAGAGCCAGATGCCTCTcttgatgaaattaaaaaaaaatatagacgtCTTTCAATTCTGGTACATCCTGATAAAAATATg gatGATCTTGAGCGAGCTCAACAGTCATTTGAGATAGTGAATCGTGCATGGAAGACCTTAGAAAATGAGGACACTAGAAAGAAATGCTTGGACATTTACCAAGAAGCAAAAGAAAGGACTGAACATATG atAGAGCAGAAACGCAAGAAACAAAGGAAAGAAGGCCGTACTGACGAGCCGATACCAGAAGATGATCCGGATAAATTTAAGCATGCTGTCTATGTTATGACTATGAAG CTCTTTGCTGATATGGAGAGAAAAAGGCAACACCTAGAAACAAGAGATATGGAAGAGAGAAAACGGAAACGGGAATCAGAAATCGAGCAAGAGGAGCAAATGTCTTTTGAGAAAGAGTGGGCTAAGAACTTTGAA GAGTCTCGTCAAAACCGTGTCGACAGTTGGAAAACTTTTCAATCGTCGAGTGGAAAagagaagaaaaagaagaaaattatGGGGTTCAAACCCCCTAAACCAAAACCTGAGAGTAGATAA
- the LOC111004180 gene encoding uncharacterized protein LOC111004180: MRVITGLRKNIFCLIQKKDYCSNTRFCYPHMNELPVPCGPWEPWYRERQAVYNKVLFAGIVWWLFSFGLAIYTESIYLNWGPPAQPGPPSDMVEECDDSDS; the protein is encoded by the exons ATGCGTGTCATTACTGGGttacgaaaaaatattttttgccttATTCAAAAGAAGGATTACTGTAGTAACACAA GATTTTGTTATCCCCACATGAATGAGTTGCCCGTGCCATGTGGACCATGGGAACCCTGGTACAGGGAACGACAAGCCGTTTACAACAAAGTTCTCTTTGCTGGAATTGTATG GTGGTTGTTTTCATTTGGGCTAGCTATATATACGGAAAGCATTTATTTGAACTGGGGCCCACCAGCGCAACCCGGCCCACCCAGTGATATGGTTGAAGAGTGCGATGACTCtgattcttaa
- the LOC111004165 gene encoding 3-oxoacyl-[acyl-carrier-protein] reductase FabG produces the protein MFKNKVVIITGASSGIGAETAIEFSKLGGNVVLTGRNKDNLENVAASCQQASPENLHPLIVISDMNKEDDVENIINKTIEKFTKLDVLVNNAGVLESGTIETTSLDQYDRVMTTNVRGPYYITMLATPYLIKTKGCIVNVSSVTGMRSFPNVLAYCMSKAALDQFTRCVALELGGKGVRVNAVNPGVITTGLHKKGGMNDSDYDEFLKKCAATHALGRPGDASEVSSVIVFLASEAASNITGATLPVDGGRHAMCPR, from the coding sequence ATGTTCAAAAATAAAGTTGTGATTATCACCGGAGCAAGCTCTGGCATTGGTGCTGAAACAGCTATTGAGTTCTCTAAACTTGGAGGTAATGTTGTACTAACAGGAaggaataaagataatttagaaaatgtgGCTGCATCATGTCAGCAAGCTTCACCAGAAAACTTGCATCCTCTTATAGTTATATCTGACATGAATAAAGAAGATGATGTGGAGAATatcataaacaaaacaattgaaaaattcACTAAGCTGGATGTGCTTGTGAATAATGCTGGTGTTTTAGAATCTGGAACGATAGAAACAACATCGTTGGACCAATACGATAGAGTGATGACTACAAATGTTCGAGGGCCATATTACATCACAATGCTAGCTACACCTtatcttattaaaactaaGGGATGTATTGTAAATGTTTCTAGTGTAACAGGCATGAGGTCATTTCCTAATGTCTTAGCTTATTGTATGTCTAAGGCAGCTTTAGATCAGTTTACAAGATGTGTCGCGTTAGAATTAGGTGGGAAAGGTGTGCGTGTTAACGCTGTGAATCCAGGCGTTATAACGACGGGCCTGCATAAAAAAGGTGGCATGAACGATAGTGATTATGATGAATTCCTGAAAAAATGTGCAGCAACCCATGCTTTGGGTAGACCTGGCGATGCGTCAGAAGTATCAtctgttattgtatttttggCTAGTGAAGCTGCTAGTAATATCACTGGAGCAACTTTACCGGTTGATGGAGGACGCCATGCTATGTGCCCACgttaa
- the LOC111004154 gene encoding uncharacterized protein LOC111004154, with protein MKLLVFVLFLGLVSTSLGSPEASVSVRQRRDVDILANTRVLIQQLIENLLKAVQQARDAVATFVRGIQQQLQLFGQKIIADLQKLRDGIEQAIKNIADRISGAGPAVKACIENQRDAAENLFTTARENSHICAEQNVDDIQVMVDKLSTLADGAVNYTRAVVEQMDGCSRNGSGLFNTGACLGGLVVKTEYNGITFATQSAVMISKINLSLLTFPAALEVCAGRSLLSASSGARTIISEIASCSYTSIFQSSASDELSL; from the exons ATGAAGCTActcgtttttgttttattcttggGTTTG GTGTCTACCTCACTCGGAAGCCCTGAAGCATCAGTCTCCGTACGCCAACGACGAGATGTAGATATTTTAGCAAACACcag AGTGCTAATACAACAATTGATAGAGAACTTACTGAAGGCTGTGCAGCAAGCAAGAGATGCCGTTGCCACATTCGTTAGAGGAATACAACAACAATTACAACTGTTTGGTCAGAAAATCATCGCAGACCTACAAAAACTCCGTGATGGTATAGAGCAAGCGATAAAGAACATCGCAGATAGAATTTCTGGCGCTGGACCTGCTGTAAAAGCTTGTATTGAG AACCAACGTGATGCAGCCGAAAATCTTTTTACAACAGCACGTGAAAATTCACACATTTGCGCTGAACAAAACGTAGACGATATCCAGGTTATGGTCGACAAGCTATCAACTTTGGCAGATGGCGCGGTCAATTACACAAGAGCAGTTGTGGAACAAATGGACGGCTGCAGCAGAAATGGGTCGGGCTTGTTCAACACCGGAGCTTGTCTTGGAGGCCTCGTCGTCAAAACTGAATACAACGGCATAACCTTTGCGACCCAAAGCGCTGTCatg atttCAAAAATCAACCTATCACTGCTGACTTTCCCTGCTGCTTTGGAGGTGTGTGCAGGAAGAAGTCTTCTATCTGCCAGCTCAGGGGCCAGAACGATCATATCCGAAATAGCTTCCTGCTCATATACATCCATCTTCCAATCATCTGCCTCTGATGAGTTGAGCTTGTAA